The Brienomyrus brachyistius isolate T26 unplaced genomic scaffold, BBRACH_0.4 scaffold157, whole genome shotgun sequence genomic sequence CTCGGTAGCTGAAACACCAGACGGACAAGCTAGCTATGCGTCACCATGTGACGGCAGACATCCAAGCGGCCCGGACGAGAACGACCGTCTGCAAGATTGTGAAAACGCGCTCAAGGGGATGTGGGAAACTGGTTTGCGGGACGGGCGTTCACATCTGTAGAGGGCCTCATCGCCCTGGTTTCCACAGAACAGCTGAGTCCCGTGGAAAATTCCGGAAGTGAAGACGGTCTCCCGAGAGTCAGCTGGAAGTTGATGAGCCAGTATAACGTTGGGTTTATTTTTCACGCTTGAAGGATGACCGTTTGCACGGCCCCAGTCTTGGTCTACCACAGAACCTGTTTAACATGCTGGGAACAGTAATACCTGTGTAAAGATTTCTTCGGTCAGGTGCTTTCAGGGCAAATAAACCAGAAACAGCCACAGCAACACCCATCTGAAGTCAGGTTAAAGGGTAAAGTTCAGTACTTCCTGTTTTATCACGGTTTATGGGCGTGAGATCGCATTTCATTGTGATTAACGTTACGCTGCTCACTGCTCGGTGTTTGATTAACAGGGCTGAGCGAATGGACTCCGTCTCCTTTATCTCCCTTCACGGCATTCCGGTCCAGGAGCTTTGGCTGGGTTCAGGATTCCCTTTTCTGCAGATCGGCGTGCTCTCAGGCCTAGCCAGACCTCAAATGCCCGTTCAACAACAGAGCTGGATGTGAAAGGCTCCCCGGATCGCATGTGCGGGGCAGGACACAGGACCGAGCGTGCATTTTGCCCAGATGAGAAACCCTGAAGTGAGTGGCTGGTAAAGACAAGACAGAAAATCGACCAGGAAACCCACAGGATGAGGATTGTATGCCGAGCATGCCACCCGCAAATGTGCAGAAAGCCTGGAACATTTAACTGAAGCAAGCAGCCCGCTTAATACAACTGTCCTGTATGCCGGCTTAAAAACAGGCAGGCGTCAGCTCGCATTAACTTGACTACAACTGGGAACACAATACAACGCAAACCTGTTATGACCCCAGAGTGTGAGCTAATATCTAGTGTAAACACGGCTGAGATCATGGACTCTGGGTACGTAATGCAGCGCTGTGTAGCCTCACGGATGACAACACCACCACGAGCATGACAAGGTCCAGGGCGAGTCTACAAAACCCACGTTCCAGATCCTCATCACGTAACCACCACTACCGTCTCTGACAgctagcacccccccccccccaccccaccagccCTGCGGGGTTTCCAGGTAGAGCTTGGGAATGCTGGGAAGCAAGGATTTCCAAGCGTATGGCCAACATCACTGATATTTATACTACAAACACAATGCATGAAAAGTACTACCTTTAGATGTGTACAGAAAGCGTACGGCTGTTTCAGCTATAAAGAGACTTGTATTTCTAGTAAACAGGGAATAAAAAGGCTACAAGAAAGCAGAGAAGCACTAATTACGCTTGTATACTGGAGTGACACAAAATAAGTTTCCCTCCCTAGACAGACAAGCACGATCTTATCCTGCGACCTCGGGCTGCGCAAAAACATGCAGCGAGGTCATTGCTTCCCCATCCCTCCTCCATGCCATGGGCCCCAGGAAAGGCTTCGACACCCCACTGAGCACAAGAGCAGGCCGGAAGACTGACGCCCCCCACACAACTCCCAGAATGCAAAGCACGCTCGGAGCGCAGAAAGACCCATGAAAGGTACGGGGTCCTTCAAAACCACGAGacgctatttttttttctgcctgttATAAAAACATACTTGTGAACGTGGGCGGGTCCTATTACATGTTAGCATCACATTTCGCTTACTGTAGCCACAGGTAAGCAGACTGCAaactgtgggaaaaaaaaaataaaaagagccCAATGGAGTTAGTAAAACAGGCCATACCATAATCTTCTTCCAGACTTGCCTGGGCAGAGATCTGACTCTCCCTCCTGTCAGATAAGCACCTTgcggaagaaagaaaaaaaaaaaaaaaagaaagatctgCAATCTTTTAAATAAGAAGCTTTGCAGAGGTCTGCAGTGTGCTCGATTTAACAGGAAGGTGCCGACGTTTAAAGGGATAAGGTCGTCTAGCTGCAGGCCGCAAAGCCGCAGCGTGAATTTTGCGTGAAATCTTAATGTTAACGAAGAGGCCGTGACCGACAGGGCAAACTTCTCTGGGACGATGTGCCATGGCAGCAGGGAAACGCCTTCACACAGAGAATCTATCACCAGTGAATGTTAATACACGCGCACAGGGATTCTGAAGTTCGCCGAGAATACTAGCACGACCTTGTACGTCGCTGAGAATACCCGTATGCAGAAACAAGCGTACTGGGGCCTATTTTTACACATCTTAAAGAAAATGCAGGAATTATGAGATTCATTTGCAAACTGCACCATGCTCTTTTGCAATCCTGACAGGATTTGCGCGTCCTTGAGATAAAAAGGTGCACATCTCAACGTTAATGCCAGAACGCAGGGTACTTTGCACACCATCCGTGCCAGGTCTTGGCTCAGCTGATGAGCACTCAGGAAAACACCACAAAttcatcaatcataaaaagattctacccccccccccccccccaaatcaacaTAAATCTAGGCTGTATGTTAAACATTATATTGACATTTACTCATTCAGCAGCAAGAGAGCTGGGTGTTGACTTCCACCGGGGGAACCTGTACCCCATGAAGAACACAGATATTTAGGACATCAGCAGATATGGCAGAGACCGTCATTTAACAGTCCTCCTGCTACTATAACCTGCGAGATTAAAGTAATCTTGCCTCACTATCTCAAACTAGATAACACTAAATGTGACCACACCCATCAGGGACGATTGGATTGTTTACAGATGGTGGcagcaaatgaaaaataattgtTCGCCGCACAAGTCCACAGCACGGGGAAAATAACATTCGCAGGAGTAAAACTGTTTAATTCTTTTATCGATTCAGAGCCGCTGCCCTCTGTTTAACAATAACCCTTTGTGTCCAAATGTCTGCGGAGTAACATTTTGCATAATGACTCCGCTTTCAGATGCAGTCATTTTACAAATGGCTTTAATAAGaagaaattacatttaaaacagGGGGGATATTGGTGGATAGAGTAACAAGGGTGAAAAGGACCATGTGATTCATACAATTAAACCTTTGAGAAGAAGAATTAGTATTCGAGGAATAGCGAGAGCCAGGAGACATATTAATGAGGTTCTCATTTCAAATAACATCCAATTTTCATATAAAAAATTATACTCAGTGAAACTACGAGGTAACACCTCATTAAACTAATCTTTATAAGCAATTCATAAAAATTAACAAATCGGTATTTGTTCCCAGATAAATGAAATTTCTGCCGGGGATAAGTTATCACCCAACAATACATCCAAGAGCGACTAACAAAACTCGAATCTCGTACCCAGCCCCCCTTGGCCGTGGTACCAGCTGCGGTGCCTCTAGTCTAAATTTTAAACAGATGCTGACGAGGGGAGTTACCGTCGTTCCCAGTGTATCCCAGTCAACATTACGTCACCACACGTGCCGCATGCCCCCGACATCCCAAAGCCCAAAATAATGCACGAGAAACAACAAGAATGCACGTTGCAGCTCCGAATCAATTATTTCGGCTCTAAATCCATTAACAAGGCAGGCAGTAATCTCATACACCCCAGAAAATGAGAAAATGCTATAGGGGGGGTGCATTAATTGACATGGTGCCTAAGAGCCTATCTACACATGCTAGTTCCTTCTAATACAAACAATTCCCCAAAAGGCCTGCAAAACTGAGGCTGGGTTCAATCACATGTACGGTTATTTTTAGACAATTCAAAGTTGGCCGGCCCTTTTTAAAATAAGCGGCATATAGTAATCCCCGCGTGCTCTCCGTAACTGGGGGGACATGTTTTGTCAAAAGATTAGGATTGTTGGCGTGGATTGTGCCTATTGATGTGAGGAAAAGTTGATGTTTAGTTACTTAACACTGCCCCGATGCATCATGTCATTAGGCTTTAACACCaaatatacatataatgctgattCACTTATTATAAATTAATCTGAAAATAGCGAATTCAGAAATCGGCTCCTTCATTTGTGATGTGCACGTTTCCTAAGACACAAAAGTACAAAGAAGAATTAACAAACATATATTCATTAGTTACACTTTTACGAATTTTATCACGAATTCATGCACAAAACTGTAAGACAAAAATTTTACTATGAATCTCAGAACGCGGGTTAAGCCGACATGCGCCTGCGTGAATCGTTCCTCGTGTATTGCACTGCACGGTAcatctgggattttttttttcaattaccAATGACAAATGGTATTTCATTGCAATTATGTATATACCGGTGAAGGCATGCATGTCAAATCTGGGCTGTCATCTAAGTTCCCACACAGACAGGCTTTCTGTAACAGCTCCAGCAGATGGACACCGGGATGCCAGCAGCAGATTCTACGTCATAAAAACGTTTGCACTGGGGTTGCCAGGCATTTGACAAGGATGTCACAGCACAATACCTGTCATTATGGGACTGTAGGTTGAGAAGCCATCAGAACAAACACAACACCAGATTAGTATTAATCTACACAGTGCCCGTGCTTGCCGATgcggcgccctaggcgagcatgaCAGCCGACGCCCCCTTCCATTGGCTGCCAAGTCGGCGCCCCCACAGAAGTTAGCGCCCTAAGCGGCCGACTATGTATGTCGCCTCTGAATTTACATTAGTGGTACATTATCACTCGTGTATTTAACTTCGATAAACAGAAGCCTGGGTTTCCAGATTAGGATTATAAAATTTATATGATATTAAGTTAACTAAAACTGTTACTTTAACGAGATCCAAAAATTTGCATACTTCACACCCCACTAATTCGAGCTAAGGGAGGAAATGTACTAAGTTATATCTTAGTTGTGTTAGCAGTAAAACAGGAGAGACTGCTGGAACTGCtgacgatatatatatatatatatagcaccaTCCCAAAGCTGTTAAAAGTGAAAAAGCGGATTAAAGGCAGCGCTGTTTTACAGGGAGCCAGCGTCCAAGGTTCAGACTCGGCCCGGTCCCCTAGGAGGGGCACTCACGTTTGGTGGCATTGATGAGGTTCTTGCCGTCCTTGTACAGTTCTTTGATAAACCTGTTGGTTTTATCTAGCTCCGCTTCGTGGGCTCTGATCCTCTCCCTGAAGGTTGGACTGTCCAGGTAGCAGTCGCTGAACTCCAGCGGCTGCAGCCCCATGGCTTCGCCTCGCGCCTTGGATCCCCAGTCCTCCGGACGGGACCCCGGGAGCACGAGTGTGAGAGCGACCCGACCCGCTAAATAAGTAACTCAACAGGGCTGTTTCTCTTCCCGAATCGGTGTTAACTCTGGTTATTCGGCGGAGCGAATCCTTCCCCAGTCCCGTGCATCGGTTAAGAAAACGTCCTTTTAAAGTTAAGTAAGTTTTTTGTAAAAACAGACGGCTTGCCGGCCGCGCGACCCTATCGCTCAGCTCCGCCTGTGAGCTCCAGCGCGTAGCCGATCTTGGGCGTACGGGAGCGTCGCACCGGcctgccccctgccctcccctcTCCGCGGACCGGGGCTGGGTCTCCTCCTATTGGCTCCTGGGAGAAACGCCACTGCAACAGGGGTAACCGCCTTTACAGCTGATCGACTCCGACCAGAATAAGTTACCTCATATGTGTGACGGCGCTGGactttaattaaatatttaaagttgATATAAAAATGCTCATGGGTTGTTTAGCAAACTTGAAAAATCTGGGATGTTTGTTTTCTTACAAAGCTTTGTTTCCGCAGAATGCTGCGTCTTCGGGGAGGATGTGTGGAGATTGGTAGCGTAACCGTACCTTAGTAGGAACCCCAAATTTGGATCTAACGGGACCGCGAAGGAAAAGGAACCCTGAAGCGATGAGTCCGCGATTCTCATCGGACGTATTTACGCGACGGACGGAGCCAAGCGCAGCGAAGCTGATGCTGCGATTCGAAAACGGCATTTTATTatactaattattattattattatttaaccaTTGGGCAAAATGCTTTAGTGAAAAACAGAGCCAAAGAACGTTAACAGTTTTACTAGCGATCGCATCACAGAAAGCTGAAGTAAGTAACGCCTtttagaaacaaaaaatgttgAAACATTGAGATTTTGATTAACTAAATGCAAATAGTAATCTGCATTGTATGGCCGAACGTGTGGTTataaaggctgttttgatttCTTGACCGTGCTACCTGTTGGCTTCTAGATTTCTCTCCAGAGTCGTTACATTGTGATGCGCAGTTATGCAATTTATTCTCCAATTCTTAGTCGCATTTAGGGCATCGGTCCTTACAACTCATAATAAAAGGCGATGtatttaatttagttttatGGTTAATTTACGCAATGTCGTCGACACCGTTAACGTTTTCGTTTTGAATTAGGGGTCGTGCCTTTTTTTGGTATTAGTGTTTTTTGCGCATTTTGAATGTTAAACCTATGAACATCACGGGCATCAATTCTATGCAGCATTAACAAATGTAACGTAAAGACCGATTTCTTACAGGCGCTCTGAGAATTCCTTTGCACACATTATATATTGTAGGTTTCCGCATTGTTTCGCTGATTGCACAGCGTCCAATAATTATGGCACAGTGCAAAATTTGAGTAATGTCATTCGCTAAATCAGAATCAAGTGTATTTGGTCAAGTATGTTTGCACTTACCATGAATTTGTATCTCAAACATACAACAGATACATACACAGTCAATAACAGACAAGAAAATGGTCAAACGTAGTCCAGTTGCGGTGTACGATGTGGCCGTGTGTTGTTAAATGTGCTGATAAATGTCTAAAAAGTGCAGGAGTGCATGTCAGTACAAGGACTAGGCAGAAgtttaaaaatgatttttattaGCATAAAAGCTATTATTACACTTGTTGGCTTTCCATATCCTTGAGTTTACTGCTGTACGCCAGGAATGCCGAATGCAACCACACGACCGAAGAGGGTGAGGCGAAGCAGACGGACACCAAGGGATGATGCTGCTAGAAACGAGCTGGTATGGAGGTCCCTGGAAAGTGCTCAGCAATGTCTTCTCAACCAGGACTATGGGACTGCGTTTGTCCACTATCTGCTGGCGCTGAGCCTGGCGCCGGGTCTGAAGGACTACGCGAGGGTAAGCGTCGTGATGGGTGAATGTTAAGATCTGTCAAATGCAGAAGTGGAAAGTTAAGGTCCAGAGTACAATTCCAGACctagattttgttttaaccaaccagttgagtacgaagagtcacagagtaatgagctggttggttgaaacaaatcttggtctggatttttactctctgaacctgaactttccacctcctgTGGTTAGGTAAGGAATGGGTTGGGTCTGACTGTCAGGAACCGTCCTGCTGTGCTTGTAAATGAGACCGAGGCTCTGAAAGGCCTCAGTGGACATCCAGCTGTGACCTGCTATGGTGTCAGCGAAGCTGATAAATAATGCAGAAAGGTGTGCCATTTCCAAAAGTCACACTGCCTATGCAGCCAGCACAACATGAAAGGtagtgccccctgcaggagtCCTTCCGGGTGACCCTCTTCAAATGGACAGAAGAACTGGACTCCCTTGGCCGTGTCCAGGACCTCTTTGACTGTTATGAACAAGCCCTGGAGCTCTTTCCAGTCGATGAGGTCATCGTCAACAGCATGGGGGAGCACCTGTTCAGGTATGGTTTTCAGTCCATCACCCAAAACCAcatatccagtgcagggtcaccTTGAGCCTGGGGCCCGTCCCATGTGGTTGGGGGACAGGGAccccctggataggatgccagtgtgTCTCCAGGCACATGCTATAGGCAAGTCAGACATTTGTCCAGTTAGCTGAATGATTTTGGACTGCTGGAAGAAATCGGAGTAACGCACAGGGAGCATGGGGATTCTGAGGCCACCATGCTACCCACTGAGTAACGATACTGCCCTGTGGTTTGCTAGTATTATTCATAATGTCTTACCAGATTCTTGCAGAGTGGTATTTCTGGTTTGTTTGTTCGAATCTGATGTGTTGGGTGCTCAGAGGGAGGAAATATGTGGACtgggggggtccccaaggactgaggacagtgttgtagagggTGTTTGGTGATCAGTGTTCATGTACATCTTTTTAGATATATATATTTGAGTACTTCTCTATGAATGATGAAAGATTGGGATGTGGTtctgatggccaaatgaagtttcatgaaccatttgctgtattttctgaccccattagatggtgctctctgttcgtaaaagggctcaaagcatggGGCAAAGCAAACAAGCGCCATCTAGTGTAGTCAAAaagtacagcaaatggttcatgaagcttcatttgcctGTCATTAGAATATGAGCTGTTTGAAAATATGTGCATACGTAATTCCAGAATGGGCTTCCGGGATGAGGCGGCTGGCCACTTCCACAAGGCTCTGAAGCTGAGACCGGACTTTGCAGAGGCCAAGGAGAACTTCTACCGGGCGGCCAACTGGCTGGTGGAGCGCTGGCACTTCCTGATGCTGAATGACCGGCGGAGGAACCAGAAATACCGACAGGCCATCCAGAAGGCAGTGGAGTCCGGCTGCAGCACGGTGCTCGACATCGGCACCGGCACCGGCATCCTCGGGTAATACCCCCCCGTGGCTGCGTGTCTGTTCAGGGGACCGCAGACAAGTGGTGTGGTGGTTGTTATGCTAAACTACCCACCCATGTAAGCTAATATGTTGTACGCTACGCAATATGTAGCTAGAAGGAGGAAAAGGTTTTAGTGGGAGCAGTAACTGGGAATGAATCCAGACATTCATAGCTTTCATTCAAGGGCAGTCTCATGTCCGTGCGCATGGCCCATAACCCCCAGTTCCAGGGGTGCCTCACGTTGGCTGTTCCTGCGTTGTGACCCATAAACATAAAAATCTAGAACAAGATGGGGTCGGCAAAGAGGAGCATTCCAGTGTACCTGTAGTcagacttgtgcaaatggcaaataaaggatttatcCCTTAGGTTGTATTGTAAGATGGGGGAATACAGCAATGTCAGGTTTGTTAATTATATGTGCGCCTTGTGTTGTAAGACACCCCGAGTCTGGATGACCAAGCCCTCACACCCTGCCATCACGCTTTCTGTACGTTTCCTTATGTAATGTCACGATGATGTTTCTTTCCAAACATTTTGTTAAACCCATCTTCACTCCCGTCCCGATTCTTGCTCCGCGTGGTTCCGTTCGTCCGTCTGGCCCGGAGCGTGTCGGAGACTCGTCCGACAGCccgtttgggtttttttttttttttttactccggGCTTCATTTGCTAAAATGTGCAAAACTAAGAAAAACCTGTGTGTGATTTCAGGATGTGTGCGAAGCAGGCGGGGGCCGCCAGGGTGTATGCCTGCGAGCTGTCGAAAACGATGTACGAGCTGGCGTGCGAGGTGGTCTCCGCCAATGGCATGAATGGGACCATAAAGATCCTGCACAAGAAGTCTTTAGAAATGGAAGTCCCTAAAGACATCCCTGAAAGGTACGCCACCTCCTGGCCACTAAGGGCATCACGGCCACTCGACATGAGTGTTGACGGAGCTCCGTGCCGTTTCCTTGGGCAGGGTCTCGCTGGTGGTGACGGAGACGGTGGATGCAGGGCTGTTCGGAGAAGGGATTGTGGAAAGCCTGACCCACGCCTGGAAGCATCTGCTGTTGCCCCCCCAGGTGACACTCGTGTGCCGTTTCCACCTTTCCATGCCTCCCCACAGCCACTTGTAATGCGATGGTCTTATCTGACACTGGCATCGCGATGATGTAACTCATGGGCATTTAccgaaaaaaatattaaaaaaaacaagcaatagTTTCATATTATTTAAAGACCATTTTGCAGCGACATTGCTTTGCAGTCACTATACTAATCATTCTTTCATTTTACGAGACTGAGCAGTAGATTGGGCAGTATTTTTCCAAAAATAGTTCACTGACACATTCATTCTAAAATTTAAGGTTTGCAACCCATCGCCATAAAGTGTGGAAATAGTGACATCTAGTGGCTGGATTTCGAATTGCGCGCCTTGGGCCTCACACATGATCCGTGTTGCCCCCTGCAGAACCCACAGGACCCATACAGCAGCCCGGCGCTGACTGGTCGGGTCATCCCCGCAGGCGCCACGGTTTTCGGGATGGCTCTGGAGTGCCCAGAGATCCGCAGGCACCACCGGTGAGCCGGTCCCCCTGACGGGACGATATCGGAATCCTACCACCAGACCGCTTTCCGTAATCTCGGAGCCGCTCAGCTCACGGTGCCCGGCCATTTCCGCgcagggtgtgtgtgcaggAGGCAGGGGGGCTGTCCCTGTCTGCGATGGGAGGCGTCCACAGCCCAGTGAGCTGCTCCCTGGATGCCGATGATACCACGGAGCCGTACACCACCGAACGCCTCAGCCAGGTGCCTGGCGGCTACGCGGCCCTGACCGAGCCCTTCCGGGCGTTGGACGTCGACTTCAACAGCGTGCAGGTAGCTGGCCAGTCCCATGGAAACGGGTCACATCGCAGTGGGCTCCATTCATTGGTGTTCAGGTTATACGGACTCAAAGGCATCACGGACATAAGATCAGGATGTTGATGCCTGCTGGGCCTCATGGAGGCTTGAGATAGAAATTCCCACCTGGAATACAGTCTTTCCCAAAGGGCAGAAGCATTTCCATAAAAGGGGAAAAGAGCGCCACCTAGGGGCAGACAGTAGTGGCAATGCTATTAACCCCATAGGCCTGGTAAATTATTCTGACGTCTTTGCTTCTCGTTCCCGCGCTTGCGCTCGGCCCCAGGAGCTGGAGGGCCTGTGCTCCCGCGAGGGCAGCCGCTTCCGCCTGCCGGTCATTCAGGACGGCATGCTGGACGCCCTGGCCATGTGGTTCGAGCTGCACTTGGACAAGGAGACCAGCCTGTCCACGGGGCCGCAGGAGGACACCTGCTGGGAGCAGGCCATTTACCCCGTGCAGCACCTCTGTGGTAAGTCCCATACCATCTCCCGGaggcgggattcgaacccctaaCTCTGTACAGTGCTGCCCACCAACCCACCTTCCCATTagagtgatttttttattttttatttttttttcccagaatgctccCTGAAAGCTGGTGACGAGTTGCTCGTGGAGGTCTCCTGCAAGGATGCCTACCTGAGGGTTCATGCCATTGCCGTGGTGAGGGACGGCCTCGTGACCAGTCTGGATGACTCAGCGTCGGGTCCCGTCTGTGGCCAGACCCCGAGCACGGAAGCCGAGCTGTGCAGTGCCCTGGCTTCCCTCCAGACCGGCCGGAGTGGGTCCCAACACGCATGCGTGCTGGAGAGCTCAGAGATAGCCATGATCAATAACGTGCAGTACCATGAGAGCTACAGCAGGGCACTGGAGAAGTTACTGCGGGCGCTGAGAGCCAGTCGGGGGCCACAGGGCAGCGAGGGCGCCGAGCCCAACCCCCTCTACGTGCTGGACGTCTCCGAAGGCTTCTCGGTGCTGCCGCTGATGGCCGGCCGCCAGGCCTCGGTGAAGGCGTACAGCTCCGTGGAGAAGGAGCGTCACCAGACCCTCCTGAGGAGGCTGGCCAAGGAGAACGGGCTGCGGCCAGACTCGCTGGAGTTCTGGCTGTGTCGCGCTGGCGAGGACAACCGGGACGCCGCCTCAGCTGCCGCCAGTGACGCCACCACCGCGCTGCAAAGGCCGTCCACAGAGCAGCTCTGGAGCGCCATTGTGCTGGACTGCGTGGAGATCTGCGGCCTCCTCCGACAGAAGCTGATGGAGAAAGCCACCCTGGCCAGGTGTGTGGGCAAAGCCGTCCAGAAACGATGCAAACTGCCAGACCGTCATTGTATCCTAATGCCGCAGCTCTTAAACGGTCCTGCAGAATTAGGATTAAACAATCATTTCATAAGACGCACAGACTTCAGTTGTCCTCCAGCATCTTAGAAATTAGTATTTATTAATATAAGCCACAATGTAGTTCCTCTTTAGTACTCTCTGCAGGACTGTTCTGTTATTCCATCTGTCACGAATCTGCTTATTCTTTTATTCTAGATCATTTAGAACGCCGTTTCTCAATTGGTGGGTCGCAACCCAACATTTACCGTGAATTTGGGTCACGACCTTGGAGACTCATGTGGGTCCTGATGCCAAACCAACCGAGGTACTGCAGTAATAAATCCCATTACAGGTGTCTCCTGGAGGATGGCGGACGGATCTTTCCGGAACGCATCGTGATGTACGGGCAGCTGGTGGAGTCGGATGCCTTGCTGCAGGAGAGCGCCGTCCAGGGCCGCGAGCCGACACTGGGCTTTGACATTGCGCCCTTCATCAACCAGTTCACGGTGCGCGGCCGGGGATCGGTTGAGCCATGCCAGCACGGAACAGATCAGATCCCACATACCATTCCCAGAAACCGTCAATGGTTGTGTTTATTGTAGAGATTAGCTTGATTTTGAAATGCTGCATTGCAGATAGGATTTGAGTTAGCCGCTGTTTCCActccctgccctccccccatAATGGGTGGATGAATTTCCCTCTgttttacaaacaaaaaaaaaaaaacggcccCATCCATGTTTAGATTCCAGGACAGTCTTCCCATGCACTCTCCGCAGCGTCCCCCGAGACACCGGCTTGTTTTAGCAGATGTCTTTtcaaggcatttctcagaataGGCCGGTTCACCGCCAGAACGGATCACGAATCGCAGCTTAAACCCTGGGGAGTTTCTCCGGCTATATGAACAACCCAGAAATGTTCAGaagcttttaaaaaatatattatattgTCACATTCGCAGCAATGAAATATGCGATAGATTTTCTCGGAACGgttctccacctccccgaccatGGTCTACAAACACTATCCCGCCAATAATGAATGCATTTAGCAACCCAAGCCCCGAGATTGAGAAAAATCAGACTGACGTTCTGGTGTCTTGTCCAGGTCC encodes the following:
- the prmt9 gene encoding protein arginine N-methyltransferase 9 isoform X2, coding for MPNATTRPKRVRRSRRTPRDDAARNELVWRSLESAQQCLLNQDYGTAFVHYLLALSLAPGLKDYARESFRVTLFKWTEELDSLGRVQDLFDCYEQALELFPVDEVIVNSMGEHLFRMGFRDEAAGHFHKALKLRPDFAEAKENFYRAANWLVERWHFLMLNDRRRNQKYRQAIQKAVESGCSTVLDIGTGTGILGMCAKQAGAARVYACELSKTMYELACEVVSANGMNGTIKILHKKSLEMEVPKDIPERVSLVVTETVDAGLFGEGIVESLTHAWKHLLLPPQNPQDPYSSPALTGRVIPAGATVFGMALECPEIRRHHRVCVQEAGGLSLSAMGGVHSPVSCSLDADDTTEPYTTERLSQVPGGYAALTEPFRALDVDFNSVQELEGLCSREGSRFRLPVIQDGMLDALAMWFELHLDKETSLSTGPQEDTCWEQAIYPVQHLCECSLKAGDELLVEVSCKDAYLRVHAIAVVRDGLVTSLDDSASGPVCGQTPSTEAELCSALASLQTGRSGSQHACVLESSEIAMINNVQYHESYSRALEKLLRALRASRGPQGSEGAEPNPLYVLDVSEGFSVLPLMAGRQASVKAYSSVEKERHQTLLRRLAKENGLRPDSLEFWLCRAGEDNRDAASAAASDATTALQRPSTEQLWSAIVLDCVEICGLLRQKLMEKATLARSFRTPFLNWWVATQHLP
- the prmt9 gene encoding protein arginine N-methyltransferase 9 isoform X1, which translates into the protein MPNATTRPKRVRRSRRTPRDDAARNELVWRSLESAQQCLLNQDYGTAFVHYLLALSLAPGLKDYARESFRVTLFKWTEELDSLGRVQDLFDCYEQALELFPVDEVIVNSMGEHLFRMGFRDEAAGHFHKALKLRPDFAEAKENFYRAANWLVERWHFLMLNDRRRNQKYRQAIQKAVESGCSTVLDIGTGTGILGMCAKQAGAARVYACELSKTMYELACEVVSANGMNGTIKILHKKSLEMEVPKDIPERVSLVVTETVDAGLFGEGIVESLTHAWKHLLLPPQNPQDPYSSPALTGRVIPAGATVFGMALECPEIRRHHRVCVQEAGGLSLSAMGGVHSPVSCSLDADDTTEPYTTERLSQVPGGYAALTEPFRALDVDFNSVQELEGLCSREGSRFRLPVIQDGMLDALAMWFELHLDKETSLSTGPQEDTCWEQAIYPVQHLCECSLKAGDELLVEVSCKDAYLRVHAIAVVRDGLVTSLDDSASGPVCGQTPSTEAELCSALASLQTGRSGSQHACVLESSEIAMINNVQYHESYSRALEKLLRALRASRGPQGSEGAEPNPLYVLDVSEGFSVLPLMAGRQASVKAYSSVEKERHQTLLRRLAKENGLRPDSLEFWLCRAGEDNRDAASAAASDATTALQRPSTEQLWSAIVLDCVEICGLLRQKLMEKATLARCLLEDGGRIFPERIVMYGQLVESDALLQESAVQGREPTLGFDIAPFINQFTVPVHVFLDLSTLCCKHLSEPTELFVLDLMNSSANHTSQEVKVRTTSAGRLTAIPFWYQLHLDEEISISTFSTYSHWKQAAVVLQQPVEVNAGEVVCLSVKVRKNSLSITARKGEGPTTDPNS